A region from the Variovorax paradoxus genome encodes:
- a CDS encoding aldo/keto reductase: MKTTMKKTTLGPSGIECSAIGLGTWAMGGWMWGGGDNAAAEAAIHASLDAGVNLIDTAPAYGLGRSESIVGTALKGRRHEAVIATKCGLVWHTQKGTHFFEEDGHPVYRYLGRESIVHECEESLKRLQTDYIDLYITHWQDSTTPVAETMDALLALKKQGKIRAIGVSNVSPETLSEYLRHGPVDAAQERYSLIDREIETTLAPLCSEHQVAVLGYSSLALGLLAGPIDPEREFKGDDQRASNPRFSEANRSKLAAFFEELEPLRARLGCSFGQLMIAWTIARGTVSVALCGARVRQQAIENAGAGAVGLDGETLRLIDAAAKRHLSALA; this comes from the coding sequence ATGAAGACGACGATGAAGAAGACAACGCTGGGCCCATCGGGCATCGAATGCTCGGCCATCGGCCTGGGCACCTGGGCCATGGGCGGATGGATGTGGGGCGGCGGCGACAACGCGGCGGCCGAGGCCGCCATCCACGCCTCGCTGGATGCGGGCGTGAACCTGATCGACACCGCGCCGGCCTATGGCCTGGGGCGCTCCGAGAGCATCGTGGGCACCGCGCTCAAGGGCCGCCGCCACGAGGCCGTGATCGCCACCAAGTGCGGGCTGGTGTGGCACACGCAAAAGGGCACGCATTTCTTCGAGGAAGACGGCCACCCCGTGTACCGCTACCTCGGCCGCGAGTCGATCGTTCATGAATGCGAAGAGAGCCTCAAGCGCCTGCAGACCGACTACATCGACCTCTACATCACGCATTGGCAGGACAGCACGACTCCCGTGGCCGAGACCATGGACGCGCTGCTCGCGCTCAAGAAGCAGGGGAAAATCCGCGCCATCGGCGTGAGCAACGTGAGCCCCGAGACGCTCTCCGAATATCTTCGCCATGGCCCGGTCGATGCCGCGCAGGAGCGCTACAGCCTGATCGACCGCGAGATCGAAACCACGCTCGCGCCGCTTTGCAGCGAGCACCAGGTGGCGGTGCTCGGCTATTCATCGCTGGCGCTTGGCCTGCTCGCCGGTCCGATCGACCCCGAGCGCGAGTTCAAGGGCGACGACCAGCGCGCGAGCAACCCACGCTTCAGCGAGGCCAACCGCTCGAAGCTCGCGGCCTTCTTCGAAGAACTCGAGCCGCTGCGCGCGCGGCTCGGCTGCTCGTTCGGGCAATTGATGATCGCCTGGACCATTGCACGCGGCACCGTCTCGGTGGCGCTGTGCGGCGCGCGCGTGCGCCAGCAGGCGATCGAGAACGCGGGCGCTGGCGCGGTCGGGCTGGACGGCGAGACGCTGCGCCTGATCGATGCCGCGGCCAAGCGCCACCTGAGCGCGCTCGCCTGA
- a CDS encoding ABC transporter permease — protein MNYPAQLDAGLAPHPSGGGPLKPANKLTSMRETGLLLIIAVLCVAMSFASPYFLTWDNVRAMLLSFSIEGIVVVGMTILLIVGGIDLSVGSVVCFAMVVTGKLFLMGVDPWTASLVAIGASGLVGAMIGGCVTRIGLNHFIASLAFMVIVRGLCLALTQGTPQSLFSLPAEFKFIGQGTLFGIPAVILIFLLIVVVSDFVLRRSTLLRRVFYTGSNEKAALYSGIRVGRVKFWVTVLCSASAGLAGVIYTARFGAATPTFGVGMELNVIAAAVIGGASLKGGSGTVLGAVLGLALLSVVTSSLILLDVSPYWQDVIKGLILLAAVTIDHLLNTRKTTR, from the coding sequence ATGAACTACCCGGCACAACTCGATGCGGGCCTGGCACCGCACCCATCGGGAGGCGGCCCCCTGAAGCCCGCCAACAAGCTCACGAGCATGCGCGAGACGGGCCTGCTGCTGATCATTGCGGTGCTGTGCGTCGCGATGAGCTTCGCATCGCCCTACTTCCTCACCTGGGACAACGTGCGCGCCATGCTGCTGTCCTTCTCGATCGAAGGCATCGTGGTGGTGGGCATGACCATTCTGCTGATCGTCGGCGGCATCGACCTGTCGGTGGGCTCGGTGGTGTGCTTTGCGATGGTGGTGACGGGCAAGCTGTTCCTGATGGGCGTGGACCCATGGACCGCGAGCCTGGTGGCCATCGGTGCGAGCGGGCTGGTCGGCGCGATGATCGGCGGCTGCGTTACACGCATCGGGCTGAACCATTTCATCGCCTCGCTGGCCTTCATGGTGATCGTGCGCGGGCTGTGCCTGGCGCTCACGCAGGGCACGCCGCAGTCGCTGTTCTCGCTGCCGGCCGAGTTCAAGTTCATCGGGCAGGGCACGCTGTTCGGCATTCCCGCGGTGATCCTGATCTTTCTGCTGATCGTGGTGGTGAGCGACTTCGTGCTGCGCCGCTCGACCTTGCTGCGGCGCGTGTTCTACACCGGCAGCAACGAGAAGGCCGCGCTGTACTCGGGCATTCGCGTGGGCCGCGTGAAGTTCTGGGTCACGGTGCTGTGCTCCGCATCGGCGGGCCTGGCCGGCGTGATCTACACGGCCCGCTTCGGCGCGGCCACGCCCACCTTCGGCGTGGGCATGGAGCTCAACGTGATTGCCGCCGCGGTGATCGGCGGCGCGAGCCTCAAGGGCGGATCGGGCACGGTGCTCGGTGCGGTGCTGGGCCTGGCGCTGCTCTCGGTGGTGACCAGTTCGCTGATCCTGCTCGATGTGTCGCCCTACTGGCAGGACGTGATCAAGGGCCTGATCCTGCTCGCGGCCGTGACCATCGACCACCTGCTGAACACGAGAAAGACAACGCGATGA
- a CDS encoding sugar ABC transporter ATP-binding protein: MSTVGSSALLELRGISKRFGASRALSGVDFSLQAGEIHALCGENGAGKSTLMNIIDGIHRPDEGDILLNGQKVAIDGPAHAMRLGIGLVHQEIALCADATVAENIFMPEINAGRQAWMNYASLNARAAQVLARLGQDIAPSTPVRELSISSQQLVEIAKALTLDCKVLILDEPTAALTDNESAALFRVLHDLKAQGIGIIYISHRMAEIFAHCSRVTVLRDGRNVHSGPLAGLSADELVRRMVGRDLGNYYPPKQGRAAEPSGPVLEAVDIADGERVHGISFALKRGEILGIAGLMGAGRSELAETLCGLRTATRGTLRLHGKALAIRQYSDALREGIAYLSEDRKAAGVYLDLPIAQNISSMALRRVSSGWGLLQRSAEHRLARELGARLKLKSDGVAIEVSSLSGGNQQKVAIAKLLATNPQVLLMDEPTRGVDVGAKSEIHHILRELANQGVGVIVISSELPEIIGLCDRALVIRDGRLAGELNSNEMTEEALLRLASGLCEQEMA; the protein is encoded by the coding sequence GTGAGCACTGTGGGTTCTTCTGCACTGCTCGAACTGCGCGGCATCAGCAAGCGCTTCGGCGCTTCGCGCGCGCTCTCGGGCGTGGACTTCTCGCTGCAGGCGGGCGAGATCCACGCCCTGTGCGGCGAGAACGGCGCGGGCAAGTCGACCTTGATGAACATCATCGACGGCATCCACCGGCCCGACGAAGGCGACATCCTGCTGAACGGCCAGAAGGTGGCGATCGACGGCCCGGCGCACGCCATGCGCCTGGGCATCGGCCTGGTGCACCAGGAGATCGCGCTGTGCGCCGACGCCACCGTGGCCGAGAACATCTTCATGCCCGAGATCAACGCCGGCAGGCAGGCGTGGATGAACTACGCCAGCCTAAATGCGCGCGCGGCCCAGGTGCTGGCGCGGCTCGGGCAGGACATCGCTCCCTCCACGCCCGTGCGCGAGCTGAGCATCTCGAGCCAGCAGCTGGTGGAGATTGCCAAGGCGCTCACGCTGGACTGCAAGGTGCTGATCCTCGACGAGCCCACGGCCGCGCTCACCGACAACGAGTCGGCCGCGCTCTTTCGCGTGCTGCACGACCTGAAGGCGCAAGGCATCGGCATCATCTACATCAGCCACCGCATGGCGGAGATCTTCGCGCACTGCTCGCGCGTCACCGTGCTGCGCGACGGGCGCAACGTGCATAGCGGCCCGCTGGCGGGCCTGAGCGCGGACGAGCTGGTCCGCCGCATGGTGGGGCGCGACCTCGGCAACTACTACCCGCCCAAGCAAGGCCGTGCCGCCGAGCCGTCCGGGCCGGTGCTCGAGGCGGTGGACATCGCCGACGGCGAGCGCGTGCACGGCATCTCGTTTGCGCTGAAGCGCGGCGAGATCCTCGGCATTGCCGGGCTCATGGGTGCGGGCCGCAGCGAACTGGCCGAGACCCTCTGCGGCCTGCGCACCGCCACACGCGGCACGCTGCGCCTGCACGGCAAGGCGCTCGCGATCCGCCAGTACAGCGACGCGCTGCGCGAAGGCATCGCCTACCTCAGCGAAGACCGCAAGGCGGCCGGCGTGTACCTCGACCTGCCGATCGCGCAGAACATCTCGTCGATGGCGCTGCGGCGCGTGAGCTCCGGCTGGGGCCTGCTGCAGCGCTCGGCCGAGCACCGCCTGGCCCGGGAGCTGGGCGCCAGGCTCAAGCTCAAGTCGGACGGCGTGGCGATCGAGGTGTCGAGCCTGTCGGGCGGCAACCAGCAGAAGGTGGCGATTGCCAAGCTGCTGGCCACCAACCCCCAGGTGCTGCTGATGGACGAGCCCACGCGCGGCGTCGACGTGGGCGCCAAGTCGGAGATCCACCACATCCTGCGCGAGCTCGCGAACCAGGGCGTGGGCGTGATCGTGATCTCTTCGGAGCTGCCCGAGATCATCGGCCTGTGCGACCGCGCGCTGGTGATCCGCGACGGACGACTGGCCGGCGAATTGAATTCCAACGAAATGACGGAGGAAGCCCTGCTGCGGCTCGCCTCCGGACTCTGCGAACAGGAGATGGCATGA
- a CDS encoding substrate-binding domain-containing protein, protein MRRNFLKSAAAAGIGLAGTSAFAQSTPTAAATGLRGNAGDVYVMNVMVSGVEYWFPVYEMMKQLGRTLGVRTRYTGTPEYDVNKQLASFEQELARKPAGILLHPMNPDPFIEPINRAAAMGIPVVTFAADSPNSKRASFVTSDNDREGTQAADAIAAALGGKGEYAVLENPGQDNHDRRIAAFVNRMKTKHAGMKLVGRAASNQDPSKAYQAVLSLAQANPNLGALFMPEANSALGAAQAKIESKKNIRVMCCDVNAKILDMIKAGDVFGAINPNQGMQGYMGMMMLFLAKNPSLIDPMNDAKRNGTNPMSVPFLDNGLSVVSKANADDFYWDKYLARRGTKGIGE, encoded by the coding sequence ATGAGGCGAAATTTCCTGAAGTCCGCTGCGGCCGCCGGTATCGGCCTGGCCGGCACCAGCGCATTTGCGCAGTCCACCCCCACGGCCGCCGCCACCGGATTGCGCGGCAACGCGGGCGACGTCTACGTGATGAACGTGATGGTGTCGGGCGTCGAATACTGGTTTCCGGTCTACGAAATGATGAAGCAGCTCGGCCGCACGCTGGGCGTGCGCACGCGCTACACCGGCACGCCGGAGTACGACGTGAACAAGCAGCTGGCCTCGTTCGAGCAGGAGCTGGCGCGCAAGCCCGCGGGCATCCTGCTGCACCCGATGAACCCCGACCCGTTCATCGAACCGATCAACCGGGCAGCGGCGATGGGCATTCCGGTCGTCACCTTCGCGGCGGACTCGCCCAACTCCAAGCGCGCCTCCTTCGTCACCTCGGACAACGACCGCGAAGGCACGCAGGCGGCCGACGCGATTGCCGCGGCGCTGGGCGGCAAGGGCGAATACGCGGTACTCGAGAACCCCGGCCAGGACAACCACGACCGCCGCATCGCGGCCTTCGTCAACCGCATGAAGACCAAGCATGCGGGCATGAAGCTGGTCGGCCGCGCCGCCAGCAACCAGGACCCGAGCAAGGCCTACCAGGCGGTGCTGAGCCTGGCGCAGGCCAACCCGAACCTGGGCGCACTGTTCATGCCCGAGGCCAACTCGGCCCTGGGCGCCGCGCAGGCCAAGATCGAGTCGAAGAAGAACATCCGCGTGATGTGCTGCGACGTGAACGCCAAGATCCTCGACATGATCAAGGCTGGCGACGTGTTCGGCGCCATCAACCCGAACCAGGGCATGCAGGGCTACATGGGCATGATGATGCTGTTCCTGGCCAAGAACCCTTCGCTCATCGATCCGATGAACGACGCCAAGCGCAACGGCACCAATCCCATGTCGGTGCCGTTCCTGGACAACGGCCTGTCGGTGGTCAGCAAGGCCAACGCGGACGACTTCTACTGGGACAAGTACCTCGCGCGCCGCGGCACCAAGGGAATCGGCGAGTGA
- a CDS encoding FGGY family carbohydrate kinase: MKSNILIGVDMGSSSLKALALEAGSGRTVALSRMPLPHVRLPGGGCEVAASAIRAALTRVLQDVARQLGPRAAEVRALACTGHGAGLYALDANHQLVGGRAVASTDQRADARAHALAASHGAQLFEDVGCSPWPGQPTVIAAELLGADAVQRGELHRLLFAKDYLGFLLTGEIATDASDASTAGLVSLATGSWSQGAFEVSGIADLGARAFGPIVPSGSVIGQLRPAEAALCGLPAGIPVAMGAIDLLASMTAIRAEGRGRAVSVLGTWCVNAVIGPVMAPTPAVAAIVNFGRGNARLYMENSPSSMANIAWLAGALALPDARAVVDLAMAVPLGANGLRFLPFVNGGGGVTAGFVGLKSHHTRADMARAVVDAVAALHARHTARLAVAGLAVSQTTVLGGGAGDARLVRLLAGFLGHPVERSPDDETGARGAAIYAAMSQGLEDAAQDSELLAPCELIEPDARDASAHADFNAAFNELIESMSPVFTHVAGSVK, translated from the coding sequence ATGAAGTCCAACATATTGATCGGCGTCGACATGGGCTCGAGCAGCCTGAAAGCGCTGGCCCTCGAAGCCGGCAGCGGCCGCACCGTCGCCTTGTCCCGCATGCCCCTGCCGCACGTCCGGCTGCCGGGTGGGGGATGCGAGGTGGCCGCATCCGCCATCCGCGCCGCGCTGACCCGCGTGCTGCAAGACGTCGCACGCCAGCTCGGCCCGCGCGCGGCCGAGGTTCGCGCCCTGGCCTGCACCGGCCACGGCGCCGGCCTCTACGCGCTCGATGCCAATCACCAGCTCGTCGGCGGACGCGCCGTCGCTTCCACCGACCAGCGCGCCGATGCCCGTGCGCACGCCCTCGCGGCGAGCCACGGCGCGCAATTGTTCGAGGACGTGGGCTGCAGCCCCTGGCCCGGGCAGCCCACGGTGATCGCGGCCGAACTGCTGGGCGCGGACGCCGTGCAGCGCGGCGAACTGCACCGCCTGCTGTTCGCCAAGGACTACCTCGGCTTCTTGCTGACCGGCGAGATCGCCACCGATGCCAGCGATGCGAGCACGGCCGGCCTGGTGTCGCTGGCCACCGGCAGCTGGTCGCAGGGGGCCTTCGAGGTCTCGGGCATTGCGGACCTCGGTGCGCGCGCCTTCGGTCCCATCGTGCCGAGCGGCAGCGTGATCGGACAGCTGCGGCCCGCCGAGGCCGCGCTGTGCGGCCTGCCCGCGGGCATTCCGGTGGCAATGGGCGCGATCGACCTGCTCGCCTCGATGACCGCGATCCGAGCGGAAGGCCGCGGCCGCGCAGTGTCGGTGCTCGGCACCTGGTGCGTGAACGCGGTCATCGGCCCGGTGATGGCGCCCACGCCCGCCGTGGCCGCCATCGTGAACTTCGGCCGCGGCAATGCGCGGCTCTACATGGAGAACAGCCCGTCCTCGATGGCCAACATCGCCTGGCTGGCCGGCGCGCTCGCGCTGCCCGATGCGCGCGCGGTGGTCGACCTGGCCATGGCGGTGCCGCTGGGCGCCAACGGCCTGCGCTTCCTGCCCTTCGTCAATGGCGGCGGCGGCGTGACGGCCGGCTTCGTGGGCCTCAAGAGCCACCACACGCGCGCCGACATGGCGCGCGCCGTGGTCGATGCCGTGGCGGCGCTGCATGCGCGGCACACGGCGCGTCTGGCCGTGGCCGGCCTCGCGGTGAGCCAGACGACGGTGCTCGGCGGCGGCGCGGGCGATGCGCGCCTCGTGCGGCTGCTCGCGGGCTTTCTCGGGCATCCGGTCGAACGCTCGCCCGACGACGAGACCGGCGCACGCGGCGCCGCAATCTACGCCGCCATGTCGCAGGGCCTCGAGGACGCAGCGCAGGACAGCGAACTGCTCGCGCCCTGCGAGCTCATCGAGCCCGACGCAAGGGACGCAAGTGCCCATGCGGATTTCAACGCCGCTTTCAACGAACTGATCGAGAGCATGTCACCTGTATTCACCCACGTTGCGGGAAGCGTGAAATGA
- a CDS encoding glycerol-3-phosphate dehydrogenase/oxidase has translation MSAWQLPFVRPASLAGRHFSTVIVGAGINGVGVFRDLSLQRVDCLIVDKGDFGAGASSAPSRMIHGGLRYLENGSFSLVAEATRERNLLLRNAPHLVRPLKTVVPLASFFGGLMSSVLKFFGRTPPQRTRGLLAVALGLRLYDLLGRRQRVMPGHRISRVPPADRGLFRTAIRWTATFFDAWISHPEWLILELIADACRDQPRSAAANYCRVMACAGNILTLRDEITGALVRVTADTVVNATGAWLDRSAAVLGGPGPRVMGTKGSHLVLDHPALRDALDGRMAYFEAADGRVCIVYPFLDRVLVGSTDIPVEDPDQIVTEPAEVDYLIDVLREVFPNMAFGRGDVVYTYVGVRPLARSEADKPGQISRDHSVVVDPPNATRGIAIVGLVGGKWTTFRALAEEATNEVLRLLGRARSASTELLPIGGGAELPADAPAADRFVERMMAASGIGRARALTLLGRYGSKALPLAQRLAASGDVPLQHAPDYSAAELSYLCLETGVLHLDDLVIRRTLLAIRGLVTDAALAEIAGVAAEALGWDATHAHNELCACATALRERHNVRLHAVAAGEPPSFDASLMASSVLGQA, from the coding sequence ATGAGCGCCTGGCAACTCCCCTTCGTGCGCCCGGCCTCGCTCGCGGGCCGCCATTTCTCCACCGTGATCGTCGGTGCCGGCATCAACGGCGTGGGCGTGTTCCGCGACCTTTCGTTGCAGCGCGTCGATTGCCTGATCGTCGACAAGGGCGACTTCGGCGCCGGCGCCAGCAGCGCGCCCTCGCGCATGATCCACGGCGGCCTGCGCTACCTGGAGAACGGCAGCTTCTCGCTGGTGGCCGAGGCCACGCGCGAGCGCAACCTGCTGCTGCGCAATGCGCCGCACCTGGTGCGGCCGCTCAAGACGGTGGTGCCGCTCGCCAGCTTCTTCGGTGGGCTGATGAGCAGCGTGCTCAAATTCTTCGGCCGCACGCCGCCGCAGCGCACGCGCGGCCTCTTGGCCGTGGCGCTGGGCCTGCGGCTCTACGACCTGCTGGGACGCCGCCAGCGCGTGATGCCGGGACACCGCATCAGCCGCGTGCCGCCGGCCGACCGCGGCCTGTTCCGCACGGCCATCCGCTGGACCGCCACGTTCTTCGATGCGTGGATCAGCCACCCCGAATGGCTCATCCTCGAACTGATCGCCGATGCCTGCCGCGACCAGCCGCGCTCCGCGGCCGCCAACTACTGCCGCGTGATGGCCTGCGCGGGCAACATCCTCACCTTGCGCGACGAGATCACCGGCGCACTCGTGCGCGTGACGGCCGACACGGTAGTGAATGCCACCGGTGCCTGGCTCGACCGCAGCGCGGCCGTGCTCGGCGGCCCCGGCCCGCGCGTGATGGGCACCAAGGGCTCGCACCTCGTGCTCGACCATCCCGCGCTGCGCGACGCCCTCGACGGCCGCATGGCCTACTTCGAGGCGGCCGACGGGCGCGTGTGCATCGTCTACCCGTTCCTGGACCGCGTGCTGGTGGGCTCCACCGACATCCCGGTCGAAGACCCGGACCAGATCGTCACCGAGCCGGCCGAGGTCGATTACCTGATCGACGTGCTGCGCGAGGTCTTCCCGAACATGGCCTTCGGGCGCGGCGACGTGGTCTACACCTATGTCGGCGTGCGGCCGCTCGCGCGTTCGGAGGCCGACAAGCCGGGCCAGATCTCGCGCGACCATTCGGTGGTGGTCGATCCACCGAATGCGACGCGCGGCATCGCCATCGTCGGCCTCGTGGGCGGCAAGTGGACCACCTTCCGCGCGCTGGCCGAAGAAGCCACCAACGAAGTGCTTCGGCTGCTCGGCCGCGCGCGCAGCGCATCGACCGAGCTGCTGCCGATCGGCGGCGGCGCGGAACTGCCGGCCGATGCGCCGGCGGCCGATCGCTTCGTCGAAAGGATGATGGCGGCCTCAGGCATTGGCCGCGCGCGCGCGCTGACCCTGCTCGGCCGCTATGGCTCGAAGGCATTGCCGCTCGCTCAGCGCCTGGCGGCCTCGGGCGACGTGCCGCTGCAGCATGCGCCGGACTACTCGGCGGCCGAGCTCTCCTACCTGTGCCTCGAAACCGGCGTGCTGCATCTCGATGACCTCGTGATTCGCCGCACGCTGCTGGCCATTCGCGGCCTCGTCACCGATGCGGCGCTCGCCGAGATCGCGGGCGTGGCGGCCGAGGCGCTGGGCTGGGATGCCACCCACGCCCACAACGAACTGTGCGCCTGCGCCACCGCGCTGCGCGAGCGGCACAACGTGCGCCTGCACGCGGTGGCTGCCGGCGAGCCGCCTTCTTTCGATGCATCATTGATGGCCAGCTCAGTCCTCGGCCAAGCCTAA
- a CDS encoding GntR family transcriptional regulator, which translates to MPTALDRNSESPLWAQFRDAIRLQILQGALPIGAKLPSEAELGDQFGISRIVVREALADLVRNNLIYKIKGRGAFVSARERDEDFVSTVLGFSDEMERKGRSVRTQILAQELRAPTAQEAASLGLADDTQVVALKRLRSVDGELRLLVETAVPADLAPGLHRARLEDRSLYDVLRRQYGLRLVRAERWIDAVLPDAETCRLLDLPQPEPLLRIESIAYGANGRPLEHYRALHRCKTSRLHVQTTT; encoded by the coding sequence ATGCCGACCGCGCTCGACCGCAATTCCGAATCCCCGCTGTGGGCGCAGTTCCGCGACGCCATCCGGCTGCAGATACTGCAGGGCGCACTGCCCATCGGCGCCAAGCTGCCTTCCGAGGCGGAGCTCGGCGACCAGTTCGGCATCTCGCGCATCGTGGTGCGCGAGGCCTTGGCCGACCTGGTGCGCAACAACCTCATCTACAAGATCAAGGGCCGCGGTGCCTTCGTGTCGGCGCGCGAACGCGACGAAGATTTTGTTTCCACCGTGCTGGGCTTCTCCGACGAGATGGAACGCAAGGGCCGCTCGGTGCGCACGCAGATCCTCGCGCAGGAACTGCGCGCACCAACGGCGCAAGAAGCCGCATCGCTGGGCCTGGCGGACGACACGCAGGTGGTCGCCCTCAAGCGCCTGCGCAGCGTGGACGGCGAACTGCGCCTGCTGGTCGAAACGGCGGTGCCGGCCGACCTGGCGCCGGGCCTGCACCGCGCGCGGCTGGAGGACCGGTCGCTCTACGACGTGCTGCGCCGGCAGTACGGCCTGCGCCTGGTGCGCGCCGAGCGCTGGATCGACGCGGTGCTGCCCGATGCCGAAACCTGCAGGCTGCTCGACCTGCCGCAGCCCGAGCCGCTGCTGCGCATCGAGTCGATTGCCTACGGCGCCAACGGCCGGCCGCTGGAGCACTACCGCGCGCTGCACCGCTGCAAGACGAGCCGCCTGCACGTGCAGACGACCACCTGA
- a CDS encoding DMT family transporter, translating to MPSFTSRQFVLLVLLTLAWGFNWPVMKLGVADYPPLGFRAISIWLGLPVLALALVWMKVPFRVPRRAWPELVWLGATNMFIWHACIILAVKALSGGRAAILGYTMPVFSAVIGALLFSAVLTRRSWLGVGACAVGVGLLLWHELTDLAGRPGYVALALVAAATWALGTQLLRHTRIGLPTLTLSFWMTAMTAVVISVLSLIFERDQLRWPGPVTWGSIAYNAVLIFGFAHAAWFYLARGLPPVASTLSVMFIPVLGVFSGAVWLGEVVHWQDWVAVALMMVAIASVLWPVRSAAKA from the coding sequence ATGCCTTCCTTCACATCGCGCCAGTTCGTCCTGCTCGTTCTCCTGACCCTTGCATGGGGGTTCAACTGGCCGGTGATGAAGCTCGGCGTGGCGGACTATCCGCCGCTGGGCTTCCGCGCGATCTCGATCTGGCTCGGCCTGCCCGTGCTGGCGCTCGCGCTGGTGTGGATGAAGGTGCCGTTCCGCGTGCCGCGCCGCGCCTGGCCCGAACTCGTTTGGCTGGGCGCCACCAACATGTTCATCTGGCACGCCTGCATCATCCTGGCAGTGAAAGCGCTCTCTGGCGGGCGCGCCGCGATCCTGGGCTACACGATGCCGGTGTTCTCCGCGGTGATCGGCGCGCTGCTGTTCTCGGCCGTGCTCACGCGGCGCTCATGGCTCGGCGTGGGGGCTTGCGCCGTCGGCGTGGGGCTCTTGCTGTGGCACGAGCTCACCGATCTCGCGGGGCGTCCCGGCTACGTGGCGCTGGCGCTGGTGGCGGCCGCGACATGGGCGCTGGGCACGCAGTTGCTGCGCCACACGCGCATCGGGCTTCCGACGCTCACGCTCTCGTTCTGGATGACGGCGATGACCGCGGTGGTGATCAGCGTGCTTTCGCTGATCTTCGAACGCGATCAACTGCGGTGGCCCGGCCCCGTGACATGGGGCTCGATCGCCTACAACGCGGTGCTGATCTTCGGCTTCGCGCATGCGGCGTGGTTCTATCTCGCGCGCGGCCTGCCGCCGGTGGCCTCGACCCTGAGCGTGATGTTCATTCCGGTGCTGGGCGTGTTCAGCGGCGCGGTGTGGCTCGGCGAAGTGGTGCACTGGCAGGACTGGGTGGCCGTGGCGCTGATGATGGTGGCGATTGCCTCCGTGCTGTGGCCAGTTCGCAGCGCCGCCAAGGCCTGA